From Hymenobacter sedentarius, a single genomic window includes:
- the rpsD gene encoding 30S ribosomal protein S4: MARYTGPTSKIARRFNEPIFGPDKALNKKAYPPGQHGRGRRKKQSEYAVQLMEKQKVKYMYGMLEKQFENLFHKAATMPGITGDNLLALLEARLDNAVYRLGIASTRRAARQLVGHKHITVNGEVVNIPSYHLRAGDVVGVREKSKSLEAINTSLSVRNSRQFSWLEWDGKEMVGKFINAPARELIPEKITEQLIVELYSK; this comes from the coding sequence ATGGCACGTTATACCGGCCCTACCTCAAAAATTGCCCGTCGCTTCAACGAGCCGATTTTCGGCCCTGACAAAGCGCTCAACAAGAAAGCCTATCCTCCGGGCCAGCACGGCCGCGGCCGCCGCAAGAAGCAGTCGGAGTACGCTGTCCAGCTGATGGAGAAGCAGAAGGTGAAGTACATGTACGGCATGTTGGAAAAGCAATTCGAAAACCTGTTCCACAAAGCAGCGACCATGCCCGGCATCACCGGTGACAACCTGCTCGCTCTGCTGGAAGCCCGTCTGGACAACGCCGTGTACCGTTTGGGCATTGCCTCAACGCGTCGCGCTGCCCGCCAGCTGGTGGGCCACAAGCACATCACCGTTAACGGCGAAGTTGTCAACATTCCTTCGTACCACCTCCGGGCTGGCGACGTAGTGGGTGTTCGCGAGAAGTCGAAGTCCTTGGAAGCTATCAACACGAGCCTGTCGGTTCGCAACTCGCGCCAGTTCTCCTGGTTGGAGTGGGACGGCAAGGAGATGGTTGGTAAGTTCATCAACGCCCCGGCTCGCGAGCTGATTCCGGAGAAAATCACGGAGCAGCTCATCGTCGAATTGTATTCGAAGTAA
- a CDS encoding CARDB domain-containing protein produces MKKIGFRVLFLLLLCWLPAWAKAQNRPDLVIVAPFVVPTTVLGGAPYTMSAVIKNQGSNGSQFNCIGYYLSNDNVWDATDAYLGSSCQSLMYPGQSGTCSIMGTISILTPPGSYRLLLVADPLNAEQESDETNNVVSFALTVATGGAALPDLELWRPSLSFDAVPPGGSTGAFTFIFNRGPGSAGSYEIGYYLSADTVFSAGTDVFLGLVTGGGLSTPSGTIHSAPVLTVPATTAPGNYFLVLMADPRNVIVESNENNNSRALPLRVTGAVTAATSPFEKEGDVYPNPISRGSVLRVKLAGAGGNQPVQIRVYDALGRQVVREAVAQPNQVAHLATQELPVGIYLLHLTSATLHTTRRLVVE; encoded by the coding sequence ATGAAGAAGATTGGTTTTCGTGTGCTTTTCCTGCTGCTCTTGTGCTGGCTGCCTGCTTGGGCTAAGGCACAGAATAGGCCTGACTTGGTTATTGTTGCGCCTTTTGTGGTGCCAACTACGGTACTGGGTGGTGCACCCTATACCATGTCGGCAGTGATTAAAAACCAGGGAAGCAATGGGTCACAGTTCAATTGCATTGGCTATTACCTATCAAATGATAACGTCTGGGATGCCACGGATGCTTACCTCGGGTCAAGCTGCCAGAGCCTGATGTATCCGGGACAGTCGGGTACGTGCAGTATTATGGGGACGATATCAATCCTGACGCCCCCGGGCAGCTACCGTTTGTTGCTAGTAGCCGACCCCTTGAATGCCGAGCAGGAATCGGATGAGACCAATAACGTGGTGAGCTTTGCGTTGACAGTAGCCACCGGCGGAGCGGCTTTACCGGATTTAGAATTGTGGCGGCCTTCGCTTTCGTTTGACGCGGTGCCGCCCGGCGGAAGCACGGGAGCGTTTACGTTCATCTTCAACCGCGGGCCTGGGAGCGCAGGGAGCTACGAAATCGGCTACTATCTATCGGCTGATACTGTTTTTTCGGCCGGTACGGACGTGTTTTTGGGGCTTGTAACGGGTGGAGGTTTGTCCACGCCCAGCGGCACTATCCATTCGGCACCGGTGCTAACGGTGCCCGCTACCACGGCGCCGGGCAACTATTTTCTGGTGCTGATGGCGGACCCGCGCAACGTCATCGTGGAGTCGAATGAGAATAATAACTCCCGGGCCTTGCCCTTGCGGGTAACGGGGGCGGTAACGGCGGCTACCTCTCCATTTGAGAAAGAAGGGGACGTGTACCCCAACCCAATTTCCCGCGGCTCAGTGCTCAGGGTGAAGCTGGCCGGAGCAGGCGGAAACCAGCCGGTACAAATACGGGTGTATGATGCATTAGGGCGGCAAGTGGTGCGTGAGGCGGTAGCTCAACCTAATCAGGTCGCGCACCTTGCTACCCAAGAGCTGCCGGTTGGCATATACTTGCTGCACCTGACTAGCGCAACGCTACACACCACGCGCCGTTTGGTGGTCGAGTAA
- a CDS encoding DNA-directed RNA polymerase subunit alpha, producing MSILAFQMPEKVVMEKSDDFTGTFEFKPLEKGYGVTIGNALRRILLSSLEGFAITSVRTNSVLHEFSTIEGVIEDMSEIILNLKMVRFKKTSDAIADKITVRVKGQETFSGSDIGKFASGFEVLNPDHVIAHIDPSKELEFELTIARGRGYVPADENKPADQVFGQIAIDAIYTPIKNVKYSIENTRVEQKTDYEKLVIEIQTDGSIHPEEALKGAANILIQHFMLFSDNTMTLEGPRVTEDEPIDEETMQMRKMLKTPLEDMELSVRAKNCLKAADIKTMGELVQLEIADMMKFRNFGKKSLTELENLVEERGLEFGMDLGKYRLEED from the coding sequence ATGTCAATCTTAGCTTTTCAGATGCCGGAGAAAGTGGTGATGGAGAAATCCGACGACTTCACCGGGACGTTTGAATTTAAGCCGCTCGAGAAGGGCTACGGCGTCACCATCGGTAATGCGCTGCGTCGCATTCTGTTGTCGTCGCTGGAGGGTTTCGCCATCACGTCGGTTCGCACGAACAGCGTGTTGCATGAGTTTTCGACCATCGAAGGTGTGATTGAGGACATGTCCGAAATCATCCTGAACCTGAAAATGGTCCGCTTCAAGAAGACCAGCGACGCCATTGCTGATAAAATTACGGTGCGCGTGAAAGGTCAGGAGACCTTCTCGGGCAGCGACATTGGCAAGTTTGCCAGCGGCTTCGAGGTGCTCAACCCCGACCACGTGATTGCGCACATCGACCCCAGCAAAGAGTTGGAGTTTGAGTTGACAATTGCCCGTGGCCGTGGCTATGTACCCGCCGACGAGAACAAGCCAGCTGACCAGGTTTTCGGTCAAATTGCTATCGATGCTATCTACACGCCTATTAAGAACGTGAAGTACAGCATTGAGAACACCCGTGTGGAGCAAAAGACCGACTATGAGAAGCTCGTTATTGAGATTCAGACCGACGGTTCAATTCATCCGGAGGAAGCACTAAAAGGTGCGGCCAACATCCTCATTCAGCACTTTATGCTGTTCTCGGATAACACGATGACCCTCGAAGGTCCTCGCGTGACCGAAGACGAGCCGATTGATGAGGAAACCATGCAGATGCGCAAGATGCTCAAGACTCCCCTGGAGGACATGGAGCTCAGCGTACGCGCCAAGAACTGCCTCAAGGCTGCCGACATCAAAACGATGGGTGAATTGGTACAGCTCGAAATCGCTGACATGATGAAGTTCCGCAACTTCGGTAAGAAGAGCTTGACCGAGTTGGAGAACCTCGTTGAGGAGCGCGGCCTGGAGTTCGGCATGGACTTGGGCAAGTACCGCCTCGAAGAAGACTAG
- a CDS encoding O-antigen ligase family protein, which translates to MNPSPFRSRLLLLFYGALFSVPLSVNWLSEQWHFGMLMVSEPLMLLTVGVLGAGLLSGRLPVPRKTQKLDKLIGLHFGALLLATVFSDAPIVSAKYLATMVLYVAFGYGVPRVLGLQRSEWMRAVGAIAAGTVVLVAYVLTQQALQGISYQLSYTIAQPFLEHAHTNLTVMLEPLVLLLNLALLYHPFVQRTRVRVLTTAVLTGVLMVVAFSYSRASYVSLSAQALLLLANAGWAIGRRILLPWAVSGLFILAAWQVVEGVHPNASQPSDPKLLHELSSVSDFSPANESNAERKSRWLFSIDLYQQEPVVGVGPGTFPDRYLDFVRHSPSHPTYYTTLRRMNAHNLYLDWLVEAGALGFATGVMLLGYLVWRQLRWAFRWSRTPGRVGFTVYFLFFLLHSLTQDFWQEPRVMVAFWLAVGLQRFYEKSRVSAASAAAVAA; encoded by the coding sequence ATGAATCCTTCCCCTTTCCGTTCACGGCTGTTGCTGCTGTTTTACGGCGCGCTGTTTAGCGTGCCGTTGTCCGTAAACTGGCTTTCGGAGCAGTGGCATTTTGGGATGCTCATGGTTTCCGAACCCCTGATGCTGCTCACCGTGGGCGTGCTCGGGGCAGGTCTGCTCAGCGGCCGCCTGCCCGTGCCCCGGAAAACCCAGAAACTCGACAAGCTCATTGGGCTGCATTTTGGCGCGTTGCTGCTGGCCACAGTGTTTTCGGATGCGCCCATTGTATCAGCCAAGTACCTGGCCACCATGGTGCTCTACGTGGCCTTTGGCTATGGCGTGCCCCGGGTGCTGGGCCTGCAGCGCAGCGAATGGATGCGGGCGGTGGGCGCTATTGCAGCGGGCACGGTGGTGTTGGTAGCGTATGTGCTCACCCAGCAGGCGTTGCAGGGCATTTCCTACCAGCTTTCCTACACCATTGCCCAGCCTTTCCTGGAGCACGCCCACACCAACCTCACGGTGATGCTGGAGCCGCTGGTGCTGCTGCTCAACCTGGCGCTGCTGTACCATCCGTTCGTGCAGCGCACGCGGGTCCGCGTGCTGACCACGGCCGTGCTCACCGGCGTGCTCATGGTGGTGGCCTTTTCGTATTCGCGCGCGTCTTATGTATCGCTTTCAGCCCAGGCCCTGCTCTTGCTCGCCAATGCCGGCTGGGCGATAGGGCGCCGAATCCTGCTCCCTTGGGCCGTTTCGGGCCTGTTTATTCTGGCCGCCTGGCAGGTGGTGGAAGGCGTGCACCCCAACGCCTCCCAGCCCTCCGACCCCAAGCTGCTGCACGAGCTGAGCTCCGTAAGCGACTTTTCGCCGGCCAACGAATCCAATGCGGAGCGCAAGAGCCGCTGGCTGTTCAGCATTGACCTCTACCAGCAGGAGCCGGTGGTGGGCGTAGGCCCCGGCACCTTCCCCGACCGCTACCTCGATTTTGTCCGGCATTCGCCATCCCACCCCACGTATTACACCACCCTGCGGCGCATGAACGCCCACAATCTGTACCTGGACTGGCTCGTGGAGGCCGGCGCGCTGGGCTTTGCCACGGGCGTGATGCTGCTGGGGTATCTGGTGTGGCGGCAGCTGCGGTGGGCGTTCCGCTGGAGCCGCACCCCCGGCCGCGTGGGCTTCACCGTGTATTTCTTGTTCTTCCTGCTGCACTCCCTCACCCAGGATTTCTGGCAGGAACCTCGCGTGATGGTGGCATTTTGGCTCGCTGTGGGCCTGCAGCGCTTCTACGAGAAGTCGCGCGTGTCAGCGGCTTCGGCTGCTGCCGTGGCGGCCTGA
- the eno gene encoding phosphopyruvate hydratase, with protein sequence MSFISQIHARQIFDSRGNPTVEVDVTLDSGVMGRAAVPSGASTGKHEAVELRDEDNSKYMGKGVLKAVDNVNSRIAEELVGFSVYEQALLDKIMLEMDGTPNKANLGANAILGVSLAAARAAALDANMPLYRYVGGVGASTLPVPMMNILNGGSHADNSIDFQEFMIMPTGASSFSEALRWGTEIFHHLKSVLKKQGFSTNVGDEGGFAPNIKSNEEAIQIVLQAIETAGYRPGEDVFIAMDAAVSEFYEDGMYHFKKSTGDKLTSSQMVDYWADWVKKYPIISLEDGMDEDDWSGWKALTERLGKQTQLVGDDLFVTNVDRLQRGIDEGIANSILIKVNQIGTLTETIAAVNLGRRNGYKSIMSHRSGETEDSTIADLAVALNTGQIKTGSASRSDRMAKYNQLLRIEEELGEVAYFPGKNM encoded by the coding sequence ATGAGCTTCATTTCGCAAATTCACGCCCGCCAAATTTTTGATTCCCGTGGTAATCCGACCGTCGAGGTCGACGTGACCCTTGATTCTGGGGTAATGGGTCGTGCCGCTGTGCCTTCGGGCGCTAGCACAGGCAAACATGAGGCGGTGGAGCTGCGCGACGAGGATAATTCGAAGTACATGGGCAAGGGTGTACTGAAGGCAGTAGACAATGTGAATTCGCGCATTGCGGAGGAACTAGTGGGCTTCTCGGTATACGAGCAGGCGCTGCTCGACAAGATTATGCTCGAAATGGATGGCACGCCCAATAAAGCCAATCTGGGGGCTAATGCCATTCTGGGCGTAAGCCTAGCTGCCGCACGGGCTGCGGCTTTGGACGCCAACATGCCGCTGTACCGCTACGTGGGCGGGGTAGGAGCTTCGACACTGCCGGTGCCGATGATGAACATCCTGAACGGTGGCTCGCATGCCGACAACTCTATCGATTTCCAGGAGTTCATGATTATGCCTACTGGCGCTTCGTCCTTTTCAGAAGCACTGCGTTGGGGCACAGAGATTTTCCATCACCTGAAAAGTGTGCTCAAGAAGCAAGGCTTCAGCACGAATGTGGGCGATGAAGGTGGCTTTGCGCCGAACATCAAATCCAACGAAGAAGCTATCCAGATTGTGTTGCAAGCCATCGAGACGGCTGGCTACCGCCCGGGCGAAGATGTATTTATTGCCATGGACGCTGCGGTTTCGGAGTTCTATGAGGATGGCATGTACCACTTCAAGAAAAGCACCGGCGACAAGCTGACTTCGTCGCAAATGGTGGATTACTGGGCCGATTGGGTGAAGAAATATCCCATCATCAGCCTGGAGGATGGCATGGACGAAGACGACTGGAGCGGCTGGAAGGCGCTCACAGAGCGGCTGGGCAAGCAGACGCAGCTAGTGGGCGACGACTTGTTTGTGACCAACGTAGACCGCTTGCAGCGCGGCATTGATGAGGGCATTGCCAATTCCATTCTCATTAAGGTGAACCAGATTGGCACCTTGACGGAGACCATTGCAGCCGTGAATTTGGGCCGTCGCAATGGCTACAAGAGTATCATGAGCCACCGCTCGGGCGAAACCGAGGACAGCACCATTGCCGACTTGGCCGTGGCGCTGAATACTGGCCAGATTAAGACGGGCTCGGCTTCGCGCTCGGACCGGATGGCTAAGTACAACCAGTTGCTCCGCATTGAGGAAGAGCTGGGCGAGGTAGCTTACTTTCCCGGAAAGAATATGTAA
- a CDS encoding DUF4331 domain-containing protein: MKNLLTNPLLQIAFFATSVGGMLAWSGQHNTLEASSHREAPRIADDPLADNTDVYAFRSPDAPANDANATVTIIADYIPFELPQGGPTYYTFGENIQYDIHVKNNPTTTGDDIIYRFTFTRTNEDPSTFFRVRLGKENLRTFYSLDEIRGGATTRLLSSVPVPAPNIGPRSIESPVGLNQTNGYAAYQRRHIQQLGNGMKVFCGQTDDPFFTDIGAIFDLGSVRGRGKARDGLARFNTHAIAMQIPVRLLARTGANLTAATNILDSNYIIGVWASANRQALRTIVNGSDVQSGNFVQVSRLGMPLTNEVIQPIGLKDEWNSATPFGTPLPAAGSQQFRFDENLMNPELGLYVADNTPRNGAAPKPAGQTYFGEAVPGLSPLRVQTRSLAGLLPSVPNGFDFRNGANGLAGLAGSSAVAGTALAPIAAGGFGEFLLRPGKPRSVDLLPLFHTGVPNLIPYQLATGKNGNPLAAGKPFINNFLPTFGDMLRLNMAVPPTPRNSPDFSSEGLLAAAVLGLTDPRFNSSAALQFIPNMDGFPNGRRLEDDVTRIELQAVGGVVLAAIGLWYDDYVVGRSPSPLTPQLLRVLNFTTNVEQNDKAFRGAFPYLPIPWNGLEGGDIARRNPGYLGNGNGAGGLNMQPSLIVVNCYPNPFADRTTFFFNLAFATNVTIVVTDVISGHQVATVVAGTSCAAGTNQVVWQPGNNVRPGQYNVTLYSGNTALASVRIERQ; this comes from the coding sequence ATGAAGAACCTGCTTACCAACCCCCTGTTGCAGATTGCGTTTTTTGCAACCTCGGTAGGGGGAATGCTTGCCTGGAGTGGCCAGCACAACACGCTGGAGGCCTCGAGCCACCGCGAAGCCCCGCGCATTGCCGACGACCCGCTGGCTGATAATACCGATGTCTACGCCTTCCGCAGCCCTGACGCGCCGGCCAACGACGCCAACGCCACGGTCACCATCATCGCCGATTACATTCCCTTTGAACTGCCGCAGGGCGGCCCCACCTATTACACGTTCGGTGAAAATATTCAGTACGATATCCACGTCAAGAACAACCCGACTACTACCGGGGACGACATTATCTACCGCTTCACCTTCACCCGCACCAACGAGGACCCTTCCACCTTCTTCCGCGTGCGGTTGGGCAAAGAAAATCTGCGGACCTTCTACTCGTTGGATGAAATTCGGGGCGGTGCTACCACCCGGCTGCTGAGTTCGGTGCCCGTGCCGGCCCCCAACATCGGGCCCCGCTCCATTGAGTCGCCGGTTGGGCTGAACCAAACCAATGGCTACGCAGCTTACCAGCGGCGGCACATTCAGCAGCTTGGCAACGGCATGAAAGTGTTTTGTGGCCAGACCGACGACCCCTTTTTCACCGACATCGGGGCCATTTTTGACCTGGGCAGCGTGCGGGGCCGCGGCAAAGCCCGCGACGGCCTGGCCCGCTTCAACACCCACGCCATTGCGATGCAAATCCCGGTGCGGCTGCTGGCCAGAACCGGCGCCAATCTGACGGCGGCCACCAACATTCTGGATTCCAACTACATCATCGGCGTGTGGGCTTCGGCCAATCGGCAGGCGCTGCGCACCATCGTCAACGGGTCGGATGTGCAGTCGGGCAATTTTGTGCAGGTGTCGCGCCTGGGCATGCCGCTCACCAACGAAGTAATCCAGCCGATTGGGCTGAAAGACGAATGGAACTCGGCCACGCCCTTTGGCACGCCGCTGCCCGCGGCCGGCTCCCAGCAGTTCCGCTTCGACGAGAACCTGATGAACCCGGAACTGGGCCTGTACGTGGCTGATAACACGCCCAGAAACGGGGCTGCTCCCAAACCAGCCGGGCAGACCTATTTCGGCGAGGCCGTGCCCGGGCTCAGCCCCCTGCGCGTGCAAACCCGGTCGCTGGCGGGGCTGCTGCCTTCGGTGCCCAATGGGTTCGACTTCCGCAACGGGGCCAACGGCCTGGCGGGGCTGGCTGGCTCTTCGGCGGTGGCGGGCACGGCGCTGGCCCCGATTGCGGCCGGCGGGTTTGGCGAGTTTCTGCTGCGCCCGGGCAAGCCGCGCTCGGTGGACTTGCTGCCCCTCTTCCACACCGGTGTGCCCAACCTGATTCCCTACCAGCTGGCCACCGGCAAAAACGGCAACCCGCTGGCGGCCGGCAAGCCGTTTATCAACAACTTCCTGCCCACCTTTGGCGACATGCTGCGCCTGAACATGGCCGTGCCCCCCACGCCCCGCAACTCGCCCGACTTCAGCTCGGAAGGTTTGCTGGCCGCGGCGGTGCTGGGCCTGACCGACCCGCGTTTCAATAGCAGCGCGGCGCTGCAGTTTATTCCGAACATGGACGGCTTCCCCAACGGGCGCCGCCTGGAGGACGACGTGACCCGCATCGAACTGCAGGCCGTGGGCGGAGTGGTGCTGGCCGCCATTGGCCTGTGGTACGACGACTACGTGGTGGGCCGCAGCCCGAGCCCGCTCACCCCGCAATTGCTGCGGGTGCTGAATTTTACCACCAATGTGGAGCAGAACGATAAGGCCTTTCGTGGGGCTTTCCCCTACCTGCCCATTCCGTGGAACGGGTTGGAGGGCGGCGACATCGCCCGGCGAAACCCGGGCTATCTGGGCAACGGCAACGGGGCCGGCGGCTTAAACATGCAGCCCAGCCTGATTGTGGTGAATTGCTACCCCAACCCCTTCGCAGACCGCACGACGTTCTTCTTTAACCTGGCGTTTGCTACCAACGTGACCATCGTCGTGACCGACGTGATATCGGGCCACCAAGTAGCTACCGTGGTTGCGGGCACAAGCTGCGCCGCCGGCACCAACCAGGTAGTATGGCAGCCGGGCAACAACGTTCGCCCCGGCCAATACAATGTGACGCTGTACAGCGGCAATACTGCGCTGGCCTCGGTGCGAATTGAGCGGCAATAA
- the rplQ gene encoding 50S ribosomal protein L17, protein MRHGRKINHLGRTTAHRHAMLSNMASSLILHKRITTTVAKAKALRKYVEPMLTKSKEDTTHSRRMVFAALQDKESIKELFGNISSKIATRPGGYTRILKLSDTRLGDNAEMCIIELVDFNETLLEAKSAAADKTTTTRRSRSRGGKKAAGDAATSATEVKSEAVAPAAVVETSAPADTATETVKEGESRDEAKADEAGA, encoded by the coding sequence ATGAGACACGGAAGAAAAATCAACCACCTGGGCCGGACTACCGCCCACCGTCACGCGATGCTGTCGAACATGGCTTCGTCGCTCATCCTCCACAAGCGCATCACGACTACGGTTGCTAAAGCCAAAGCCCTGCGCAAGTATGTGGAGCCTATGCTGACCAAGTCGAAGGAAGACACCACGCACTCGCGTCGGATGGTATTTGCCGCGTTGCAGGACAAAGAATCCATCAAGGAGTTGTTCGGTAACATTTCGAGCAAGATTGCTACCCGTCCCGGTGGCTACACCCGCATCCTGAAGCTGAGCGATACCCGTCTGGGCGACAACGCCGAGATGTGCATCATTGAGCTGGTTGACTTCAACGAGACCCTGCTCGAAGCAAAATCGGCTGCTGCTGATAAGACGACCACGACCCGTCGTTCGCGCAGCCGTGGTGGTAAGAAAGCTGCTGGCGACGCTGCTACTTCGGCTACCGAAGTGAAAAGCGAAGCGGTTGCTCCCGCTGCTGTAGTAGAGACGTCGGCTCCGGCTGATACCGCTACTGAAACCGTTAAAGAAGGCGAAAGCCGTGATGAAGCTAAGGCTGACGAGGCGGGTGCTTAA
- a CDS encoding FtsB family cell division protein, with protein sequence MQLPSFVSPVLRVVRSFYFLTGMGFLVWMLVFDANDLGKQFDIYQKWKELRNEKQYYLDNIEVVKRERAELMSSPALLEKFAREKYLMKRPGEDVFVLVPATAE encoded by the coding sequence ATGCAACTACCTTCTTTTGTTAGTCCGGTTCTGCGCGTTGTCCGCAGCTTTTATTTCCTCACGGGCATGGGCTTTTTGGTCTGGATGTTGGTTTTCGACGCCAACGATTTGGGCAAGCAGTTTGACATCTACCAGAAGTGGAAGGAGCTGCGCAACGAGAAGCAGTACTACCTCGACAACATTGAAGTAGTGAAGCGGGAGCGGGCAGAGCTGATGAGCTCGCCGGCTCTGCTTGAAAAATTTGCGCGGGAAAAGTACCTGATGAAGCGCCCCGGAGAGGACGTATTTGTGCTGGTGCCCGCGACGGCAGAATAA
- the hscA gene encoding Fe-S protein assembly chaperone HscA, whose amino-acid sequence MATVAINLATGTFQQEEIIVGIDLGTTNSLVAYVHPDTRQPVAINDQGRGTIVPSVVHFPADGGEPVVGTEAREFLLTDPQHTIYSVKRLLGKSYRDLGNHAEQLGYKVIDDNSEGLVKIRVDDRFYSPIELSADILKELRARAEHALKTPVNRAVITVPAYFNDSQRQATRDAGRLAGLEVLRIVNEPTAAALAYGIGLDPSDEKTVAVYDLGGGTFDISILRIQQGIFEVLSTNGDTYLGGDDLDRVVAEYWTTTFQLPATFQTNPHLQQQLRLAAEMAKKYLSQHDDFTTQLTDEAGQVFPVTLIRAQFNDLIRPLVDRTIAACRQALADSTLAASDLDAVLLVGGSTRVPLVYDAVSEFFGQPANNSLNPDEVVALGAAIQADILAGNRRDVLLLDVTPLTLGIETLGGLLDPIIPRNSKIPTKAGRQYTTSVDGQVNLKIAVYQGERDLVSQNRKLGEFTLRGIPAMPAGLPKVDVNFLLNADGILQVEAIELRSNTRQQVEIKPQYGLTDEQVEQMLMDSLVHAKEDVSARLLIEARTAAEQLLYQVGNFTKKNRQHLTEEELTATEAQVERLRTALAGTERDPILKAMDELDELTRPYAERVMNISIQQAMAGKKIG is encoded by the coding sequence ATGGCTACTGTAGCTATCAACCTTGCCACCGGCACGTTCCAGCAAGAAGAAATCATCGTCGGCATCGACCTGGGCACCACCAACAGCCTGGTGGCCTACGTGCACCCCGATACCCGCCAGCCCGTGGCCATCAACGACCAAGGGCGCGGCACCATCGTGCCCTCGGTGGTGCACTTCCCCGCCGATGGCGGCGAGCCCGTGGTGGGCACCGAGGCTCGCGAATTCCTGCTCACCGACCCCCAGCATACCATTTACTCGGTGAAGCGCCTACTGGGCAAAAGCTACCGCGACCTCGGCAACCACGCCGAGCAATTGGGCTACAAGGTCATCGACGACAACTCCGAAGGCTTAGTCAAAATCCGGGTCGACGACCGGTTTTACTCCCCCATCGAGCTGTCGGCCGATATCCTGAAGGAGCTGCGCGCCCGCGCCGAGCACGCCCTCAAAACGCCTGTGAACCGCGCCGTGATTACGGTACCGGCGTATTTCAACGATTCGCAGCGCCAGGCCACCCGCGACGCCGGCCGCCTGGCCGGGCTGGAGGTGCTGCGCATCGTGAACGAGCCGACCGCGGCCGCCCTAGCCTACGGCATCGGCCTCGACCCCAGCGACGAGAAAACGGTGGCCGTGTACGACCTGGGCGGTGGCACCTTCGACATCAGCATTCTGCGCATTCAGCAGGGCATTTTTGAAGTGCTGAGCACCAACGGCGACACCTACCTCGGCGGCGACGACTTGGACCGGGTAGTGGCCGAGTACTGGACCACCACCTTCCAGCTGCCCGCCACCTTCCAAACCAACCCGCACCTGCAGCAACAGCTGCGCCTGGCCGCCGAAATGGCCAAGAAGTACCTCAGTCAGCACGATGATTTCACGACCCAGCTCACCGACGAAGCCGGGCAGGTATTCCCCGTCACGCTCATCCGCGCGCAGTTCAACGACCTGATTCGCCCGCTGGTAGACCGCACCATCGCCGCCTGCCGCCAGGCGCTTGCAGATTCGACCCTGGCCGCCTCTGACCTCGACGCCGTGCTGCTGGTGGGCGGCTCCACGCGCGTGCCGTTGGTGTACGACGCCGTATCGGAATTCTTTGGCCAGCCGGCCAACAATTCCCTCAACCCGGACGAAGTAGTAGCACTGGGTGCCGCCATTCAAGCCGACATCCTGGCCGGCAACCGGCGCGACGTGCTCCTGCTCGACGTCACGCCGCTCACCTTGGGCATCGAAACGCTGGGCGGCCTGCTCGACCCCATCATTCCCCGCAATTCCAAAATCCCCACCAAAGCCGGCCGCCAGTACACCACCAGCGTGGATGGCCAAGTCAACCTTAAAATCGCTGTGTACCAGGGAGAGCGCGACCTGGTGAGCCAGAACCGCAAGCTTGGTGAGTTCACCTTGCGCGGCATTCCAGCCATGCCTGCTGGCCTGCCCAAAGTAGACGTCAACTTCCTGCTCAACGCCGACGGCATTCTGCAGGTGGAAGCCATTGAGCTGCGTTCCAACACGCGCCAGCAGGTCGAAATCAAGCCGCAGTACGGCCTGACCGACGAGCAGGTGGAGCAAATGCTGATGGACTCGCTGGTGCATGCCAAGGAAGACGTGTCGGCCCGCCTGCTCATCGAGGCCCGCACCGCTGCCGAGCAGCTGCTGTACCAGGTGGGCAATTTCACCAAGAAGAACCGCCAGCACCTCACCGAAGAGGAGCTGACCGCTACCGAAGCCCAGGTCGAGCGCCTGCGCACCGCCCTGGCCGGGACCGAGCGCGACCCCATCCTCAAGGCGATGGACGAGCTCGACGAACTCACCCGTCCCTACGCCGAGCGGGTGATGAACATCTCCATTCAGCAAGCCATGGCCGGCAAAAAAATCGGTTAA
- the rpsK gene encoding 30S ribosomal protein S11, which yields MAQKRKDKAKKRVVVVEQVGQVHIRASFNNIIISITNNNGQVISWASAGKMGFRGSKKNTPYAAQMAMSDCGKVAHDLGMRKAEVFVKGPGSGRESAIRALGNVGIEVTTIRDVTPLPHNGCRPPKRRRV from the coding sequence ATGGCACAAAAAAGAAAAGACAAAGCCAAGAAGCGCGTTGTCGTGGTGGAGCAGGTTGGCCAGGTACATATCCGTGCCTCGTTCAACAACATCATCATCTCCATTACCAATAACAACGGTCAAGTTATTTCGTGGGCTTCGGCCGGCAAAATGGGCTTCCGTGGTTCGAAGAAAAACACGCCCTACGCCGCCCAAATGGCGATGAGCGACTGCGGTAAAGTAGCCCACGACCTGGGCATGCGCAAAGCTGAAGTATTCGTTAAAGGTCCGGGTTCGGGCCGTGAGTCGGCCATCCGCGCCCTCGGCAACGTGGGTATTGAGGTGACCACCATCCGCGACGTAACGCCGCTGCCGCACAACGGCTGCCGCCCTCCCAAGCGTCGTCGCGTTTAG